A single region of the Salvelinus sp. IW2-2015 linkage group LG20, ASM291031v2, whole genome shotgun sequence genome encodes:
- the LOC111981939 gene encoding eukaryotic translation initiation factor 1b — protein sequence MSAIQNLQTFDPFADATKGNDRLPSGTDDYIHIRIQQRNGRKTLTTVQGIATDYDKKKLVKAFKKKFACNGTVIEHPEYGEVIQLQGDQRKNICTFLIEIGLAKEEQLKVHGF from the exons ATGTCCGCTATCCAGAACCTCCAAACTTTCG ACCCATTTGCTGATGCAACTAAGGGTAATGACAGGCTCCCATCTGGGACTGACGACTACATCCACATAAGAATCCAGCAGCGTAACGGCAGGAAGACTCTGACCACGGTCCAGGGCATAGCCACCGACTATGATAAGAAGAAGCTAGTCAAGGCCTTTAAGAAG AAATTTGCCTGCAATGGTACAGTGATTGAGCACCCAGAGTATGGGGAAGTGATTCAGCTGCAAGGTGACCAGCGCAAGAATATCTGCACATTTCTGATTGAG ATTGGCCTGGCGAAAGAGGAGCAGCTCAAGGTCCACGGATTCTAG